A genomic segment from Haladaptatus sp. R4 encodes:
- a CDS encoding ThuA domain-containing protein: protein MKIIDSILIGENTFPFHSLDDFGNQIDVALGSMITVDVTTDRTRFERLSDYDIVIDYLTDSTLTDEQFTGLQSFVAEGNGYLGIHCAADLTSVSDGNGGIDARSEPIPELRELLRGHFVDHPVQSNFEVDVQPVSHPVINGVSDFEVFDEPYQVDCDEDEVTVLARMEHPDLESYPVLWVRRYGDGRVCYVSLGHTADAFEHEGFRRILQNAARWVADA, encoded by the coding sequence ATGAAGATAATAGATTCGATCCTGATCGGAGAAAACACGTTTCCATTTCATTCACTCGATGATTTTGGGAACCAGATTGATGTCGCGCTCGGAAGTATGATTACTGTGGACGTAACGACAGACCGGACCCGCTTTGAGCGTTTGTCGGACTACGATATCGTTATAGACTACCTTACTGATAGCACGCTTACGGACGAACAATTCACGGGACTCCAGTCGTTTGTCGCAGAGGGAAATGGATATCTTGGAATCCACTGTGCGGCGGACCTCACGAGTGTATCGGACGGTAACGGCGGTATCGATGCTCGCTCTGAGCCAATTCCGGAACTACGGGAACTGCTTCGTGGACATTTTGTAGATCATCCCGTACAATCAAACTTCGAAGTCGATGTCCAGCCTGTATCTCATCCGGTCATAAATGGGGTCTCGGATTTCGAAGTTTTCGATGAACCGTATCAAGTCGATTGTGACGAAGATGAGGTTACTGTCCTCGCACGGATGGAACATCCTGATTTAGAATCATATCCTGTTCTCTGGGTTCGAAGGTATGGCGACGGTCGCGTTTGTTACGTCTCGCTCGGTCATACCGCTGACGCGTTCGAACATGAGGGATTCCGACGGATACTCCAAAACGCCGCTCGATGGGTCGCGGATGCGTGA
- a CDS encoding endonuclease/exonuclease/phosphatase family protein, whose amino-acid sequence MDKFKHHKQADRSQQPPSFEGRSSTLRACSFNIRYDNPDDEYSWDKRRDQVFQTIESIAPDLLGIQEALPHQFDDLRELSDEYEWYGVGRKDGHREGEFVPIGWRHTDFEMIETGEFWLSETPTKPSIGWDADFPRVATWVSLCHQHTKRQIWFCNTHLSHVGEEARMESVKLIREQAYNRTESGTDVIITGDFNSEPSQDPYRLLIDTTSTSANALIDSRRKAEIDSVYGTEGTYHGFTDEPKERIDYIFIGDIGAVKSYWTLPIQEGEYRSDHLPIAMEMEYEPKY is encoded by the coding sequence ATGGACAAATTCAAACACCACAAACAAGCAGATCGTAGTCAGCAACCACCTTCTTTTGAGGGGCGATCATCTACCCTCAGAGCATGTTCGTTTAACATTCGTTATGACAATCCGGACGACGAATATTCATGGGACAAACGGAGAGATCAGGTTTTTCAGACGATCGAAAGTATTGCGCCTGATTTACTGGGAATACAAGAGGCACTACCACATCAATTCGATGATCTCCGTGAACTGAGTGACGAGTATGAGTGGTACGGTGTCGGGCGAAAAGATGGACACCGAGAAGGTGAATTCGTCCCGATCGGATGGCGCCATACCGACTTTGAAATGATCGAAACAGGAGAATTTTGGCTTTCAGAAACACCAACAAAACCAAGTATTGGGTGGGACGCCGATTTTCCCCGGGTAGCGACTTGGGTCAGTTTATGTCATCAACATACAAAAAGACAAATATGGTTCTGTAACACACACTTATCACATGTTGGGGAAGAAGCACGAATGGAGTCGGTAAAACTCATCCGAGAACAAGCATATAATCGTACAGAAAGTGGTACAGATGTCATTATCACTGGGGACTTCAACTCCGAGCCTAGTCAAGACCCGTATCGTCTGTTAATTGATACTACAAGCACATCAGCTAATGCGCTGATCGATTCACGGCGGAAAGCAGAAATCGACTCGGTGTACGGGACAGAGGGGACTTACCATGGATTTACAGACGAACCTAAAGAACGAATCGATTATATATTCATTGGAGATATTGGCGCTGTTAAATCATATTGGACGCTTCCGATTCAAGAAGGTGAATATAGATCCGATCATCTCCCGATTGCCATGGAAATGGAATATGAACCTAAGTACTGA
- a CDS encoding ABC transporter ATP-binding protein, with product MSNYNITSQSQNDSSLIESPRNDESVIMEMRGANVSFDMDRGESRVLHDVDLDIYRDEIIGIVGESGSGKSMLASALLDAVVKPGELSGSITYHPEEGDTIDILDLTENQLKRLRWEEIAMVFQGAQSSFNPTISIRTHFEETMRAHDYNIEKGMDNAHELLSDLYLQPDRVLDCYPHELSGGMKQRVLIALSLVLEPSVLVMDEPTAALDLLMQRSILQLIENLQQKYDLTVIFITHDLPLVAGLADRLAVMYAFELVEIGSADELIRHPSHPYTRALLRAVPNLEIPLSEMSPIEGSAPDPVNVPRGCSYHPRCPLADAQCTDMAPSFDTVTDEHQAACFHWEEAESEIPLAYEGDRAEEISNYEGEQSENHVVSMQDVEVYFEQKQGLFQSLFADPDEVHAVDGINLDIYENDVVALVGESGCGKTTLGKTAIAAQRPTNGSITYRGQDVWDIKDDVGDTTIAYEEIRRNLQMVHQDPGSSLNPNRKIKASLEAPLKRWKSNMGQEDRQARVLSMLEYVGMAPPEDYAQRYPHQLSGGEKQRVALIRAMLLNPDVILADEAVSALDVSLRVEMMDLMLDLQDLFDTSYLFISHNLSNARYFAGKSGGRIGVMYLGEIVEIGPAEEIIKNPQHPYTKVLMWSTTDLDIDTESGDPPIEGIDIPDPVNPPGGCRFHTRCPQAREICKHETPSLGGGNDLDHGVSCFRAYRENHPYWGSEKIENDL from the coding sequence ATGTCGAATTACAACATCACCTCGCAAAGTCAAAACGACTCGTCACTGATTGAGAGCCCTCGAAACGATGAAAGCGTTATCATGGAAATGAGGGGCGCAAATGTTAGCTTCGATATGGATAGGGGAGAATCACGCGTTCTTCACGATGTCGATCTCGATATTTATCGTGACGAAATTATCGGGATCGTCGGTGAAAGCGGTAGTGGAAAATCGATGTTAGCATCAGCTCTTCTGGATGCCGTCGTAAAACCAGGAGAGCTGTCCGGTAGTATAACTTACCATCCAGAAGAAGGGGATACTATCGATATTCTCGATCTGACTGAAAACCAACTCAAAAGACTTCGGTGGGAAGAAATTGCTATGGTTTTCCAAGGGGCTCAAAGTTCGTTCAACCCGACGATATCCATTCGAACTCATTTCGAGGAAACAATGAGAGCACACGATTATAATATTGAAAAGGGAATGGACAATGCTCATGAGTTACTGTCCGATCTTTATCTTCAGCCGGATCGGGTGTTGGATTGCTATCCTCACGAGCTCAGTGGTGGCATGAAACAACGTGTTCTTATCGCGCTCAGCCTGGTTCTTGAACCAAGCGTACTAGTTATGGATGAGCCAACTGCAGCATTGGATTTGCTGATGCAAAGATCGATACTTCAATTAATCGAAAATCTCCAACAGAAATACGATCTAACGGTGATTTTCATCACCCACGATTTACCGCTTGTCGCTGGATTAGCCGACAGGTTAGCGGTCATGTATGCATTCGAGCTGGTCGAAATCGGTTCCGCTGATGAACTAATTAGACATCCATCGCATCCATATACCCGTGCACTCCTCCGTGCAGTACCGAATCTAGAGATTCCATTGTCAGAAATGAGTCCCATTGAGGGGTCTGCCCCAGATCCAGTGAATGTACCAAGAGGTTGTTCGTATCACCCTCGGTGTCCATTGGCAGACGCCCAGTGTACTGATATGGCACCTTCATTCGACACAGTTACAGACGAACATCAAGCAGCGTGTTTCCACTGGGAAGAAGCAGAAAGTGAGATCCCATTAGCGTATGAGGGTGATCGAGCCGAAGAGATATCGAACTACGAAGGGGAACAATCAGAGAACCACGTTGTTTCGATGCAGGATGTAGAAGTCTATTTTGAACAAAAACAGGGTCTATTCCAAAGTCTGTTTGCCGATCCAGACGAGGTCCATGCTGTCGATGGCATCAACCTCGACATATATGAAAACGATGTAGTCGCATTAGTCGGGGAAAGTGGATGCGGAAAAACAACGCTCGGGAAGACCGCCATTGCTGCCCAGCGACCGACAAACGGATCGATCACGTACCGTGGTCAAGATGTTTGGGATATCAAAGACGATGTCGGGGATACCACCATTGCTTACGAAGAGATTCGTCGAAACCTACAGATGGTTCACCAAGATCCGGGTAGTTCTCTCAATCCGAATCGTAAGATAAAGGCAAGTCTTGAAGCACCGTTGAAACGATGGAAATCAAATATGGGCCAAGAGGATCGGCAAGCCCGCGTTTTGAGTATGCTGGAGTATGTGGGAATGGCTCCACCGGAGGATTACGCTCAACGATATCCTCATCAACTTAGCGGAGGTGAAAAACAACGAGTTGCTCTTATTCGGGCAATGTTGCTGAATCCAGATGTCATTTTAGCTGACGAAGCAGTAAGCGCGTTGGACGTCTCGCTGCGTGTCGAGATGATGGATTTGATGTTGGACCTACAGGATCTCTTCGACACATCGTATCTCTTTATTTCACACAATCTATCAAATGCCAGATATTTCGCCGGGAAGAGTGGTGGTCGGATCGGAGTTATGTATCTCGGTGAAATCGTGGAGATCGGACCGGCGGAAGAAATCATTAAAAATCCGCAACACCCATATACAAAAGTCCTGATGTGGTCGACGACCGACTTGGATATTGATACTGAAAGCGGTGACCCTCCGATAGAAGGTATAGATATCCCCGATCCGGTAAATCCTCCTGGTGGCTGTCGTTTCCATACGAGATGCCCTCAGGCTAGGGAGATATGTAAACACGAAACACCATCGCTTGGAGGAGGAAACGATCTGGACCACGGGGTCAGCTGCTTTAGAGCATATAGAGAAAACCATCCCTATTGGGGAAGTGAAAAGATAGAGAATGATCTGTAG
- a CDS encoding ABC transporter permease, protein MSPTEKRTDGGNADASDLPFEQLSPDTMTRGERYRSTIQEWVIAPIQIIWSDRRARVGSIIILFYILMGTVGVMLVPPTQPGDGAQLIKPFQNFAHPLGTDNLGDDLLARTIHATPAMLEMITAGALFTTVLATIVGALSGYKGGNIDRILMTITDILITIPGLPLVIVIAVILNPKEPWMVGIILTINAWAGLARAIRSQVLTLRNESFVEASRLMGISTPTIILKDIVPGLMPYITVNFVNSARGVIFSSVALYFLGILPFTNRNWGVMLNLAYSTGGALYSINIIHWLLVPMITIILLSLGLILFAQGTDRIFNPRVRARHMTVNTEQFEEDGESRITTESQIKN, encoded by the coding sequence GTGAGTCCTACTGAAAAGAGGACAGATGGTGGGAATGCGGACGCGTCTGACTTGCCGTTCGAGCAATTGTCTCCAGATACGATGACTCGTGGAGAACGATATCGATCAACAATACAAGAATGGGTAATTGCTCCTATTCAGATCATTTGGAGTGATCGACGAGCTCGGGTTGGATCGATAATTATTCTATTTTATATTCTCATGGGAACTGTGGGCGTCATGTTGGTACCTCCAACACAACCAGGTGATGGGGCCCAGCTAATAAAACCGTTCCAGAATTTTGCACACCCCCTTGGGACTGACAATCTTGGAGATGACCTTCTAGCGAGGACAATTCATGCAACCCCAGCGATGCTCGAGATGATTACAGCTGGTGCTTTATTCACAACAGTATTGGCTACTATTGTCGGAGCGCTCTCGGGATACAAGGGAGGAAACATCGATCGGATTTTGATGACGATAACAGACATTCTAATCACAATTCCGGGGCTTCCGTTAGTTATTGTAATCGCTGTGATTCTCAATCCGAAGGAACCATGGATGGTAGGAATTATTCTCACGATCAATGCATGGGCAGGACTCGCACGAGCGATCCGTTCTCAAGTACTAACACTGCGGAATGAGTCGTTTGTAGAAGCCTCTAGATTGATGGGAATCTCCACTCCAACAATCATTTTAAAGGATATTGTACCAGGGTTGATGCCATATATTACCGTGAATTTCGTGAATTCGGCACGTGGGGTAATATTCAGCTCCGTTGCATTGTATTTCCTCGGGATATTACCGTTTACTAACCGCAATTGGGGAGTAATGTTGAATTTGGCCTACAGTACCGGAGGAGCACTTTATAGTATCAACATCATCCACTGGTTGTTGGTTCCTATGATTACGATTATTCTATTATCTCTCGGGTTGATACTATTTGCACAAGGTACTGATAGGATATTCAACCCTCGTGTGAGGGCTCGCCATATGACAGTTAATACCGAACAGTTCGAAGAAGACGGTGAAAGTAGAATCACCACCGAATCACAAATCAAAAATTAA
- a CDS encoding ABC transporter permease, with product MTRHIVERAAQAIFTVFIVCTLSFGLIRLLPGGPMDSIRAKMMQSRSGSMSMSQVNRLVEVYTNVQPQKPIYIQYVDYMSSLLTGNLGKSIFYNGESVSSIIAAALPWTVFIMAISLLLTFTIGISLGAVMGYLEGSRFDSVATMISTLFNSIPYYIAAVVLVYVLGYQLSWFPTGGRVSSDVAPGTLPFFQSALFHAALPIFSLVLTGFGVQALSMRGNSIRILGEDYLRVARLRGLSTRQIALRYVGRNAILPMYTGLMISIGFMFGGSVILEQIFKYQGVGYYMYAAIDSRDYSLMLGAFLIITIAVVLGIFIADMTYEKVDPRAGTGGGNRESY from the coding sequence ATGACTAGACACATTGTGGAACGAGCTGCGCAAGCGATCTTTACGGTATTCATTGTTTGCACACTGTCATTTGGATTGATTCGATTATTACCGGGTGGACCGATGGATTCCATACGGGCGAAGATGATGCAATCCCGAAGTGGCAGTATGAGCATGTCCCAGGTGAACAGGTTAGTCGAAGTTTACACCAATGTGCAACCTCAGAAACCAATTTATATACAATATGTGGATTACATGTCGTCTCTACTTACCGGGAATCTCGGTAAGTCGATCTTTTACAACGGAGAGAGTGTCTCAAGTATAATCGCGGCAGCGTTACCTTGGACCGTTTTTATCATGGCAATTTCGTTACTCCTGACGTTTACCATCGGGATTAGTCTTGGAGCAGTAATGGGCTATCTTGAGGGTAGTAGATTTGACAGCGTTGCAACCATGATATCAACTCTGTTCAATTCAATACCATACTACATTGCAGCCGTAGTATTAGTATACGTTCTTGGATATCAGCTATCGTGGTTTCCAACCGGCGGTCGAGTCTCGTCGGATGTGGCACCCGGAACTCTCCCGTTCTTTCAAAGTGCACTCTTTCATGCAGCACTTCCAATATTCTCTCTCGTACTGACTGGCTTCGGGGTGCAAGCTCTCTCAATGCGTGGGAATAGTATACGCATTCTCGGTGAAGACTATCTCAGAGTTGCTCGACTACGCGGGCTTTCGACACGGCAGATCGCACTCCGATACGTTGGTCGAAATGCAATACTCCCGATGTACACCGGCTTGATGATCTCGATCGGATTCATGTTTGGTGGATCGGTTATTCTGGAACAGATATTCAAATATCAAGGAGTAGGATATTATATGTATGCAGCAATTGATTCACGCGATTATTCGCTCATGTTAGGTGCATTCTTGATCATCACGATTGCTGTCGTTCTGGGTATATTCATCGCAGATATGACGTATGAGAAAGTTGATCCGCGTGCTGGTACAGGAGGTGGCAACCGTGAGTCCTACTGA
- a CDS encoding ABC transporter substrate-binding protein — MVGPERQSKSTLVTRRKILAGSAAGIATSIAGCSQSDPASPSGSNGGGGSKGAVFTNANWTVPTDAQWNPYNLSNWPVSLVNIVYDSFAEFNDNTKGFEPALAKKWTVNGDMMTVSLRKQTWHNGDQVTANDVVVQYRLAKYEGDLVWNYLDAVTAKDDSTVQFKLIGELNPTVIKRYILPTRVHAPAYVFKEYLNKIENASEGDERDKAIANLLNYAREKPTGNGPYKVDKTTNSKFELSVYKDHPWADDISVKNYEFKYASGNQDRWASLSSGNIDGYGSTYVPPDVYKSLPDSIREVNFTQYADFALVFNHDDEDFGKRKVRQALAHIIDRKTVANNVGPRTRKPIKVPTGTSPFATKKYLPSSVVDSLNKYETNEEKATKLLQEAGYSKEGNKWVRGDGKPLKAPIKVDSGLSDYVSGVQTIVPQLKSFGIQAELKTIEGVSLSKQIRNSDFRLQGDSWGEWNESYPFFDYRSAFVSQDMVEWRNLPDQVTVPWPPENPNGEKKVKPSKMVIELSETTSKEKQQKLLGQLAWIYNITLPKLQMSERMDQAWINEKDWDVPSNDEDVMGVRFPAFWAVKTGAISPK, encoded by the coding sequence ATGGTCGGACCAGAACGACAGAGCAAATCAACATTAGTGACGAGGCGGAAAATACTAGCAGGCAGTGCTGCAGGTATCGCCACTAGTATCGCAGGATGCAGTCAATCGGACCCAGCAAGCCCAAGTGGATCAAATGGTGGTGGTGGCTCGAAAGGGGCTGTGTTCACAAACGCAAATTGGACGGTACCAACGGACGCCCAGTGGAACCCATACAATCTCTCAAATTGGCCGGTTTCGTTAGTGAATATTGTTTATGATTCGTTTGCGGAGTTCAATGATAACACAAAGGGGTTCGAGCCTGCACTAGCAAAAAAATGGACCGTCAATGGAGATATGATGACGGTTTCCTTACGAAAACAGACCTGGCACAATGGTGACCAAGTCACTGCAAACGATGTTGTAGTCCAGTATCGTCTCGCCAAATATGAGGGGGATCTGGTTTGGAATTATCTCGATGCAGTCACTGCCAAGGATGACTCTACCGTTCAATTCAAACTTATTGGTGAGCTCAACCCTACTGTTATCAAACGGTATATCCTCCCAACTCGGGTCCATGCACCTGCATACGTATTTAAAGAATATCTGAATAAAATCGAAAACGCTTCAGAAGGAGACGAGCGCGACAAGGCGATAGCTAACCTACTCAATTACGCTCGTGAGAAACCAACCGGAAATGGCCCATATAAGGTAGACAAGACAACTAACAGCAAATTTGAACTGAGTGTCTACAAGGATCATCCGTGGGCAGATGACATCAGTGTAAAAAATTATGAATTTAAATACGCAAGTGGCAACCAGGACCGCTGGGCGTCTCTCTCTTCTGGAAATATAGATGGATACGGAAGCACTTACGTTCCACCAGACGTTTATAAAAGCTTACCAGATTCAATCCGTGAAGTCAATTTCACCCAATATGCCGATTTTGCATTGGTGTTCAATCATGATGATGAGGACTTTGGCAAGCGGAAGGTTCGACAAGCACTCGCACACATCATCGATCGAAAAACAGTTGCGAACAACGTCGGTCCACGAACGAGAAAACCAATCAAGGTCCCCACTGGGACGTCACCTTTCGCCACAAAGAAGTACCTACCAAGTAGCGTCGTCGATTCGTTAAATAAGTATGAAACAAACGAAGAGAAAGCGACGAAGCTGCTTCAAGAAGCGGGGTATAGCAAAGAAGGAAACAAGTGGGTGCGTGGAGATGGAAAACCGCTCAAGGCACCAATCAAAGTTGATTCTGGATTGAGTGATTACGTTAGTGGTGTCCAGACTATCGTTCCCCAATTGAAATCGTTTGGAATACAGGCGGAGCTGAAGACGATAGAAGGAGTAAGCCTCAGTAAGCAAATCCGAAACAGTGATTTCAGATTGCAGGGGGATAGCTGGGGAGAATGGAACGAGTCGTATCCATTCTTCGATTACAGGAGTGCGTTTGTCAGTCAAGATATGGTTGAATGGCGAAACCTCCCCGATCAAGTCACGGTCCCATGGCCTCCAGAAAATCCAAATGGTGAAAAGAAAGTCAAGCCGTCAAAGATGGTAATTGAGTTGTCTGAAACGACGAGTAAGGAAAAACAGCAAAAGCTGCTTGGTCAGCTTGCTTGGATCTATAACATTACTTTGCCGAAGTTGCAGATGTCTGAAAGGATGGACCAAGCGTGGATAAACGAAAAAGACTGGGATGTCCCGTCTAACGATGAAGACGTAATGGGTGTTCGATTCCCTGCCTTTTGGGCTGTGAAGACTGGTGCTATTTCTCCCAAATAA
- a CDS encoding ThuA domain-containing protein, producing the protein MKRQSIHAAVWSEGTTPLDVYPNDVNTTIAEHLNENRDIVAKAISINDDEQGVSNDLLDWCDVILWWGHLRHDDVSEKTVNRVEQCVREKGAGYIGLHSGHYAKPYKRLIGTSGDLGAVRNEQEKEEIEVVSPSHPIATGIDDFSLPKVEMFGEPYDIPEPDQVIFESSFEDGGEFRSGVTFTFGAGRGFYFRPGHEEFRIYHDPTIQQILTNATRWAANRSD; encoded by the coding sequence ATGAAACGACAATCCATCCACGCGGCAGTCTGGTCTGAAGGAACTACTCCACTCGATGTTTACCCAAACGATGTCAATACAACCATCGCTGAACACCTCAATGAAAATCGTGACATCGTAGCGAAGGCGATTTCTATAAACGACGATGAACAGGGAGTTAGTAACGATTTACTAGATTGGTGCGATGTAATTCTTTGGTGGGGCCATCTACGTCACGATGACGTTTCTGAAAAGACGGTTAATCGAGTTGAGCAGTGCGTACGTGAGAAAGGGGCCGGCTATATCGGCCTCCACTCTGGTCACTACGCAAAACCGTATAAACGCTTAATTGGCACGTCTGGCGATCTTGGTGCTGTTCGAAACGAGCAAGAGAAGGAAGAAATTGAGGTTGTTTCGCCATCACACCCGATAGCAACCGGGATAGACGACTTCTCGTTACCGAAGGTAGAAATGTTCGGAGAGCCCTACGATATCCCTGAACCCGATCAAGTCATTTTCGAGAGTAGCTTTGAAGATGGTGGTGAGTTTCGGTCAGGCGTTACGTTTACGTTTGGAGCAGGTCGTGGATTCTATTTCCGACCTGGTCACGAGGAATTCCGGATCTACCACGACCCAACTATCCAGCAAATACTTACTAATGCTACACGGTGGGCAGCAAATAGGTCCGATTGA
- a CDS encoding Gfo/Idh/MocA family protein: MAVKLGAIGIGGLGHLQSQVCTELNDIQLVGGADIDESSRKKFENDFGVPAYEDYHELLDEHESELDAINIVTPHSLHFEQAMACLERGLHVHLEKPMVISTKQAVALNRYADENNLVLQIGYQRHFHPAYQEIRRVIDSGRIGKVHMVACYLAQNWIKSIGGTWRTNPALSGGGQLIDSGSHLLDVLLWTTDTSPRAVTAVTDNWDQDVDVNSAVSAQLRTNNGQQIIASIGVSGDGSSFEEQITIWGTDGHIEYNDGNLLVTERGNDYVTSFEDPDYKTLTAKKFNSFSDAILSGSSPAVPGQFGLRVTRLTEAAFISSTIGETVDAASLPWDEKEREEIGISSRTD; encoded by the coding sequence ATGGCTGTCAAACTAGGCGCGATAGGTATCGGTGGATTAGGCCATCTACAAAGCCAAGTCTGCACCGAACTCAACGATATCCAGCTCGTCGGTGGTGCGGATATTGATGAAAGTAGCCGCAAAAAATTTGAGAACGATTTCGGAGTCCCAGCATACGAAGACTACCACGAGTTACTTGACGAACACGAATCCGAGCTTGATGCGATCAACATAGTCACTCCGCACTCACTGCATTTTGAACAGGCGATGGCATGTCTCGAGAGAGGGCTTCATGTCCACTTAGAAAAGCCGATGGTCATCTCGACTAAACAGGCAGTGGCGTTGAATAGATATGCTGATGAGAATAACTTAGTACTTCAAATCGGTTATCAACGCCATTTCCATCCGGCATATCAAGAAATTCGACGTGTGATTGACTCTGGTCGAATAGGAAAGGTACACATGGTCGCTTGCTACTTGGCCCAAAATTGGATAAAATCGATTGGCGGTACATGGAGAACCAACCCTGCACTCTCTGGTGGTGGTCAACTGATAGATTCAGGCTCACACTTGCTCGATGTCCTCCTTTGGACTACTGATACATCTCCACGAGCAGTAACAGCTGTTACCGATAATTGGGACCAAGATGTAGACGTCAATAGCGCAGTTTCCGCCCAACTACGGACAAACAATGGACAGCAAATCATTGCGAGTATTGGTGTCTCAGGAGACGGCAGCTCCTTTGAAGAGCAGATTACTATCTGGGGGACTGATGGACATATCGAGTATAACGATGGCAATTTGCTCGTTACCGAACGAGGGAACGACTACGTAACTTCGTTCGAAGATCCGGATTATAAAACCCTCACAGCAAAGAAATTCAATTCGTTCTCTGATGCAATCTTATCCGGTTCCTCCCCGGCAGTGCCCGGTCAGTTTGGTCTTCGAGTCACGCGTTTAACCGAAGCTGCGTTCATATCGAGTACGATTGGCGAGACGGTCGACGCTGCTTCCCTTCCGTGGGATGAAAAAGAGAGAGAAGAGATAGGAATCAGTTCAAGAACGGATTAA
- a CDS encoding TrmB family transcriptional regulator — translation MLDGDLKSLLTRFGLQNKEIDVYLVLIDEGPTTVNEISCRADVSRRHVYTLVEKLEERGFVKINDYITPTVIQPTPPEQIYEDITSTADRMRDKLEATINTEASPADSFEVLKSRKTVIKRIRQILQNAEGQVIVTIPATLISTLSDSLKAAVNRGVFVLLLIFKTGDKQIDLSNIELDPLAHIVRVREVEIPVIVSVDHSCALVAPRGVITQPNHHVHAVRLGQSYIEPIISKSILNTDWNLGNEVFVKTACELPQTFWNLKHAVFQASLHSQAGTSLKAIIEAHRVGESGDKSQIVGQIVDIEQRIVNPFTTSDIGKCTFRINLEDGDIVSIGGPDAYLEDYGAYKITLDSI, via the coding sequence ATGCTCGACGGCGATCTCAAATCACTTCTAACACGGTTTGGATTACAGAATAAAGAGATTGATGTATACTTAGTGTTAATAGATGAAGGACCGACGACAGTAAATGAGATATCATGCCGTGCAGATGTCTCTAGAAGACACGTTTATACGCTCGTAGAAAAATTAGAAGAGCGTGGATTTGTGAAGATAAATGACTATATTACCCCAACAGTCATTCAACCAACCCCCCCGGAGCAAATCTATGAAGATATCACCTCTACGGCAGATAGAATGCGCGACAAGCTGGAAGCCACCATCAATACAGAAGCTTCACCAGCCGATTCTTTCGAGGTTCTGAAATCGAGGAAAACGGTGATCAAGCGTATACGCCAGATCTTACAGAACGCAGAGGGACAGGTGATAGTTACCATCCCTGCAACACTAATCTCTACGTTGTCCGACTCTCTCAAAGCTGCCGTTAACAGAGGTGTGTTTGTACTACTGTTAATCTTTAAAACCGGAGATAAACAGATTGATCTATCTAACATTGAGTTAGATCCACTTGCTCACATCGTACGCGTACGTGAAGTCGAAATTCCGGTAATAGTCTCTGTAGACCACTCGTGTGCTCTTGTTGCACCACGTGGGGTAATTACACAACCGAATCATCACGTCCATGCAGTTCGACTGGGACAATCATATATCGAACCGATAATTTCAAAATCCATCTTGAATACCGATTGGAATCTTGGGAACGAAGTGTTTGTGAAGACTGCATGTGAGCTCCCTCAGACGTTTTGGAATCTAAAACATGCCGTTTTTCAGGCGTCTTTACACTCTCAAGCGGGGACATCGCTGAAAGCAATTATCGAAGCTCATCGAGTTGGAGAAAGTGGAGACAAGTCGCAGATCGTCGGACAAATAGTTGATATTGAGCAACGTATCGTTAATCCCTTCACTACATCCGATATCGGAAAATGTACTTTTAGGATCAATCTTGAAGACGGTGACATAGTAAGCATTGGTGGCCCAGATGCATATCTGGAGGATTACGGTGCATATAAAATCACCCTGGATTCAATCTAA